The Paenibacillus mucilaginosus 3016 genome includes the window TTCAAGATACGCCCTTTGGTTATACGTTATCGGTCATCGGCGGCAAGTGGAAAATGATCATTATTTACCTCCTCGCCGAAAACCGGACGGTTCGCTTTAATGATCTGAAAAGACAGATCGGAGCGATTACTTATAAAACATTGAGTTCCCATCTGAAAGAATTGGAAGCGGATGGGATGGTGAAGCGGCAAGAGTATCCCCAAGTTCCCCCTAAAGTGGAGTACAGTCTCACAGAAAAAGCGGAAACCTTACTACCCGTTCTGGAAGAGTTATGTGAATGGGGCGCCAAAAACCAAAATCAGTAAATTCTTTTCTCTCTGCTGGCAAAAAGCCAAATGCTGCGTGTTCTCATAGAAAAGAACATACAGGCACACTTTATCAGAGGGAGTTTATAGTCTTGGTCTACTATTGGGTTATCATCACGTTTATCGCTTTCATTTTGTTTAGAGTTTTCAGCTTGTTTTCAAAAACAAAATGGAAAACCGATCTCATGTTTGCCATTCTCATCGGATGTGCAGCTGCCCAGGTAAATAAAAGAAGCCTCTAATCATATGATCCATATGATTAAGGGGCTTCTTTCATCACATCTTAGAGCAGCCGGCCTTGCGTGCGGTGCCAATCAGAAAAGGCCGAACCACTTTTTCTTGGCGACGT containing:
- a CDS encoding winged helix-turn-helix transcriptional regulator, which gives rise to MGMADYKGKVKHIQDTPFGYTLSVIGGKWKMIIIYLLAENRTVRFNDLKRQIGAITYKTLSSHLKELEADGMVKRQEYPQVPPKVEYSLTEKAETLLPVLEELCEWGAKNQNQ